One genomic segment of Oncorhynchus mykiss isolate Arlee chromosome 10, USDA_OmykA_1.1, whole genome shotgun sequence includes these proteins:
- the LOC110533221 gene encoding centrosomal protein of 135 kDa encodes MQTMDIDDDTSPNKPSVTFSANFLWWKRPSGVAAVCLGLLCVLLLAGIIGLSVYYGVIDHHYSTEGDQQTSYSLLTKQGDLQPTSYNNLTKEGDELQSSYNTLTKERDELQSSYNTLTKEGDELQSSYNTLTKERDELQSSYNTLTKERDELQSSYNTLTKERDELQSSYNTLTKERDELQSSYNTLTKERDELQSSYNTLTKERDEGSIKE; translated from the exons ATGCAGACCATGGATATTGATGACGACACGTCTCCCAACAAGCCCAGTGTTACATTTTCAG CAAATTTTCTGTGGTGGAAGAGACCCTCTGGAGttgctgcagtgtgtctggggctgctgtgtgttcttctattggctgggatcataggcctgtctgtctact ATGGAGTCATTGATCATCACTACTCAACAGAGGGAGACCAACAGACCAGTTACAGCCTTCTGACTAAACAAGGAGATCTGCAACCAACCAGTTATAATAACTTGACAAAAGAGGGAGACGAGCTACAGAGCAGTTACAACACCTTAACTAAAGAGAGAGACGAGCTACAGAGCAGTTACAACACCTTGACTAAAGAGGGAGACGAGCTACAGAGCAGTTACAACACCTTAACTAAAGAGAGAGACGAGCTACAGAGCAGTTACAACACCTTAACTAAAGAGAGAGACGAGCTACAGAGCAGTTACAACACCTTAACCAAAGAGAGAGACGAGCTACAGAGCAGTTACAACACCTTAACTAAAGAGAGAGACGAGCTACAGAGCAGTTACAACACCTTAACCAAAGAGAGAGACGAGCTACAGAGCAGTTACAACACCTTAACTAAAGAGAGAGACGAG GGATCAATTAAAGAATAG